A stretch of Gemmatimonadota bacterium DNA encodes these proteins:
- a CDS encoding GNAT family N-acetyltransferase, which translates to MYDIVQHGHARELLARSGTCLEKRESENNLPYGLAHTLARDPRYYGDEPLLLLSIEESGSPVGVAIRTPPLRIVLSRFDLDIEAAMDRLVGFLRDNGVQFPGIVGPESEARCFADAWVKANPGLAAAIATRLRVFEARSVVDVPLAPGSLRLAETGDLALMAKWIEAFSREEAVGDASVSAEAIEKAKKYIGEESMYIWDHDGPVSIAKESRAMKTGTNVGLVYTPPEFRGRGYATSCVHQLTKKLLAGGYRFCSLYTDLANPTSNHIYPKIGYVPLGDTLIFDFECAAGLAD; encoded by the coding sequence ATGTACGACATCGTGCAACATGGCCACGCCCGTGAACTCCTCGCACGCTCCGGCACCTGCCTGGAAAAACGCGAGAGCGAGAACAACCTGCCCTACGGACTCGCGCACACGCTGGCCAGGGATCCCCGGTATTACGGCGACGAGCCTCTACTGCTTCTGAGCATCGAGGAAAGCGGAAGTCCGGTCGGCGTGGCGATCCGGACGCCGCCGCTCAGGATCGTTCTGAGCAGGTTCGACCTGGATATCGAAGCGGCCATGGACCGGCTCGTTGGATTCCTGCGCGATAATGGCGTGCAGTTTCCGGGCATCGTCGGACCCGAGTCGGAAGCGCGGTGTTTTGCGGACGCCTGGGTGAAGGCCAACCCGGGTCTCGCCGCGGCGATTGCCACGCGACTTCGGGTATTCGAGGCTCGCAGCGTCGTCGATGTGCCCCTCGCGCCGGGCAGCCTGCGCCTGGCCGAGACGGGAGATCTTGCGCTGATGGCGAAGTGGATCGAGGCGTTCTCACGGGAGGAGGCGGTCGGGGATGCATCCGTTTCTGCTGAGGCGATAGAAAAAGCGAAGAAGTATATCGGTGAAGAGAGTATGTACATCTGGGACCACGACGGACCGGTTTCGATCGCCAAAGAGTCCAGGGCCATGAAGACCGGCACGAACGTGGGTTTGGTGTACACACCACCGGAATTCCGCGGACGGGGATACGCGACTTCGTGCGTTCACCAGTTGACGAAGAAACTGCTTGCGGGCGGTTATAGATTCTGTAGCCTGTATACCGACCTTGCCAATCCCACATCCAACCACATCTACCCGAAAATCGGTTACGTGCCCCTGGGCGATACGCTCATATTCGATTTCGAATGCGCGGCAGGACTTGCCGATTAG
- a CDS encoding creatininase family protein → MASVKYDYAEMIWNEVRDAAAQDRVALLPVATYEDHGPHLPVDVDVVLATEICRRAAARIPEEVVLAPPVTHGYSPHHMDFHGTITIRWDTFINYVRDVCCSLAYHGFKRILIINGHGSNTSPLDLAARLSVIDFEGRVLCASANHWGLRLARETGNALRDSDYGGTSHGGEYETSLYLALKPDLVEMDKAVDNRSPLPDSFKTDLLAGGHPDGSDARLVPYWSSVSPSGVMGDATKATKEKGEQFLEAAINGVIELIRELRGTPILARRVQHGDVPNTKWKMT, encoded by the coding sequence ATGGCATCGGTCAAGTATGACTACGCGGAGATGATCTGGAACGAGGTCAGAGACGCCGCGGCCCAGGACCGGGTCGCCCTCCTGCCGGTGGCGACCTACGAGGACCACGGACCCCATCTGCCGGTAGACGTCGACGTGGTCCTGGCGACGGAGATCTGCCGGCGCGCCGCGGCCCGCATCCCAGAAGAGGTCGTCCTCGCCCCGCCGGTGACCCACGGCTACAGCCCCCATCACATGGATTTCCACGGGACGATCACCATCCGGTGGGACACTTTCATCAACTACGTCCGGGACGTGTGCTGCAGTCTGGCCTATCACGGTTTCAAGCGCATCCTGATCATCAACGGCCACGGGAGCAACACCTCGCCCCTCGACCTGGCCGCCCGCCTGTCCGTGATCGATTTCGAAGGACGTGTCCTGTGCGCCAGTGCAAACCACTGGGGACTGAGGCTGGCGAGGGAGACGGGTAATGCGCTCCGTGATTCGGACTACGGCGGGACGTCCCACGGCGGGGAATACGAGACGTCGCTCTACCTCGCCCTGAAGCCGGACCTGGTCGAGATGGACAAGGCCGTGGACAACCGGAGCCCGCTGCCCGACAGTTTCAAGACGGACCTCCTGGCCGGCGGGCATCCCGACGGATCCGACGCCCGCCTGGTGCCCTACTGGAGCTCGGTTTCACCCAGCGGGGTCATGGGGGACGCCACCAAGGCGACGAAAGAGAAGGGTGAGCAGTTCCTGGAGGCCGCCATCAACGGCGTGATCGAACTGATCCGGGAGTTGCGCGGAACACCCATACTGGCGCGGCGCGTACAGCACGGGGATGTACCCAATACGAAGTGGAAGATGACCTAG